The segment ACAGAGTAATAAGTATCCAACAACCTGAAGTGATTAaacaaggtaaaaataaaatgcaatcaATCAATGAAGAGGTTGGCAGCCAAAGCTTTTGGTATTGATTGGCAAGGTCTGGATTCTCCTGGGAGTATTTAGATAATAGAAACCAAGCctttatatgtacatttttatatgtaCCCTCATATCTTGTTGGAATGAGGGGGCTTTTACATATTAGTTGAACTAATTGAAAAAAGATTGAAAGTTATTAATCATTTGTTCCTGCTGcgttctctctccttcactttttctgttttaagaaCCTCCAGTGTTGGATGTTTTCTTCCTACAGTATAACATGAAATTCATCCCACccatacatgtacagtaggtcCTTTGTGCGCGTGTTCTCACAGATACAACACAGTGTCATGTGTGGCACTGACTCATGGAAGTTACTGATTGAAGGAACGAAAAGTAAACAGAGCGGGAGGAGGGTAGAAAGACGAGGCTTGTGGATAAAAGCTGTGGAGCACTATGAACTCTTTAATCACACACgtttgacacacacagattgaGTCTGACAGCCCGGCCAGCAGCTCAGAGCAGCTGTATCGACCTGTGGTGTTACAtattaaccacacacacacacacatacacaaacagtagATAATTAGACATGGGCACGCACGGGCTTGCACCACTGATGCAAGAGGAAttctgtgtggaaatgtgtaATATAAAATTTCACAATTATTTCCAACCTCACCTGGATCAGGGTGGGATCACTCAATTTAGAAGCCATGTTGTCTCAGGGTTTTATACCTGTCTTGAGGAGCTGAGAGCATTAAAGTGTTTAGGAAACTAGTTTTATATTTGGTGTTTAAACAATCAAGGACCCCCTCTGtatgaaggaagaagaaattgtttctttgaaaaaaatgttgtcTGTTATTGTAgacttataaataaatgttcccTGTAgtaacaataattattattattaattctaCGGGACTACAACATGCATTTGTTTAGTCATTCTGCTGACCCTTTTCATAcaatcctgtttgtttttgtttcttgtagATGGTTCATCATTCTGCATACTTCATAATAAACTGGAATTTGAATATAGAAATCATTGTATGTTATCTGATATGTCTAAAAAAGCcaagcacatttaaaataatttagtacAGATtctgaatttaaaacatttactgtttattattaGACAAATGTGCAGTAGATTATTTCAGTGTTCTATGAGGGGGCTTAAATTaatcttattattttttctattcaTAGATCaaatgtgttcagtgtagtagTGGATTATAatgttctttgtattttgttggCTATCCATAGGTCTAAAATCTTAATTCGAAAAGTAACTTGAAACTAATTAATGTAAGTGTGCCCATTTGTTGAGCACCTCTTGACACTATGACATCTCCATAAATGTAATAGGACAGAATTTCCCTGAAATTTGGTGCAATTAATtagcacaaaatgaaaatattgctGTAGAAACACAACTAATGCAAATAAATTACAATgtctaaaaaatataatttataatctAAAAATTGTGAACTAACCCTTTAAATACATTACATtggtaaatgtaatgtatttaaGTTATGTCCAACATGGTGCTGTGATTCCATTCATTTCCATTGACTTgggtaaaatttaaaaaaaagaaaaaagaaatataacatatagagtatgttttgttattttgttatttttttgttttgttttgttttttttttgtaatttggttGAACCAGCCCTTTAAAACGTTGTATTTATTACCATCCCTTCCACATATTAAAGAATAAATGACCTCTGTGGTCAGGGGGGTAATGTTTGTGACTGTGATGCAAGAGTgggtgtgacagtgtgtgtccACATCATGTGTGTAGGCCTGACGGTCTGACAAGGGCACAAGGAAATCCCTCCTCAGGCCAAGCAGCGTACATgctgtatctctgtgtgtgatggGTGGGGTGATAGAGTGCGTGGTTATCACAGATGGGGGGAGGTACGGTCATATATGTGGATATTGGGCCAGCTGTATTGATCCTGGTCCTGAcagctgaagaggaggaggtggggggacCGGATgaaaaggggaggaggaggctgatAACGGTGACCCATGCATGCTCACCTGAAGCGTGGGAGGGCACTCGGTAACGCCCGACAGGCCCTCAATAGGCCTTATTCACCGAAGTCAGTCAAAGGTTTCACATGAGAGCAAGGCATGGGCACTGAGGGTGATCTCTCATGTTTAGACAAGCAGATAGTGTTGGTGAATTGTCAGGTTCTCTGAGTTTGTTCTCTGAAACCTTCATTTTTTCACTCAAATGGTCAGTATATAACCTTTGGAGGAGAAAATAGAATTTTTGTTCTATTACAAATGAGAAGTTGAATTCATAAAGAAAACTGCACACCTGCCAATTGTTCTCTTAAATGGGGAGAAATGTGAATAGAGAGGATTTTAATAGTCTTCTTTAGTTGGGCTTTGTTAGGCCACTTGTTATGAGGACTGCACAGGTAAAGTGAGACTAAATACTAATTGTCACTAAATAACTAAACCAATCTAAGAGTAGCACATGTGGAGAGTTTGCTAATACTGGTTAACATTACCATGAGTACCCGTCATACCAAACCAAATATAAGTGGGTGTAAACAATGTGTAATTTACACTTTCAAGACGTACACCGCCTCCCTCTAAAGACTCAGTACATCTAGTTTGAGGATTGTAGGTTATATAATCTCTCTGATTCCAACAACAATAAATCACACCTATCAGAAAACAGTATTGGAGGAGTGATAAGATTAAGATTAGAACAGTAAATTCTAATGCGTGTGTGATTATTGGAGACAGACTGTCGCCTCTCTCCGGCTGGTGGacgacacacacagcagatcgGCAGATAGGGACACATACTGCCAGGAGCCTGCGTGACATTTTTAAAGCCTGTATCAATCAATTGGTAGGAAAGAGTCATTGACATTTATAGCTTGAGTATCAGTAGGATTATAGTTAAACTCAGGGGCCACAATCATTTTCTTCCATCTTTCAGTCTGGATCACCTGCACTACAATCCTGCACTGCAGGTGCCTATTGAGCATACACAATTAAGGATTAGAAAATTGGTAAGGTTGTTGCAGTAGAAATAGCTTATAATCTTTCTATTCTTCTATTTCAGTGAGGCAGGGCACCCCCACTTTATCCTCCCATTGGTACAGtccaataaaataaactggGCACAGCTGAGCAGGAGCTGGTAGGTTAGTGTCCTGCTGTCTTGTTACACGTTTTTGTCTGTGACCACAACACCACATCTGACATCTGATTAAAGATGGGGGAGAGGTTGCAAAGTCAAAAAAGTTatgtttgctctttttttgATTGTAAAGCTACGTTCAGTAAGTCATGGAAGCTTGAGGCTCATCTTTGCAAACACACGGGATTGGTAAGTGGCTCTGCACAGCTAGAAACCAAAGTGAACAAATGGAAATGCACAACCACCTATGTTAACAATCAGGGACTTGACTAATCATATCCACTGTTGTTGGGTTTATGTCAAATGATTCCTTAACTTCAGAAACCATTCTCCTGTGAGAACTGTGACAAGAGCTTTTGCACCCGTTATCAACTCACCAGACATGAGATCAGTCACAGTGGGGAAAAGCCACACAAGTAAGCCACCATATGTCCTTTTTTGAAATGGGAAGTGCTGTAGAATGTAAAGTGTTTCTCATGCAGCCTTCGACTGAACTGTAACTGCAGGTGTCTGGCTGACGGGTGCTCTGAGGCCTTTGTCACAAATGCCAGCATGAAGAACCACATGGCACGAGTGCATCACCACCAGGAGAAGCGATATCAAGTACAATACGTTTCTTGTATTccttttagctgtgttttgtcatGAGTATGTAGAGATGTACTGGTTTGATTTTACTCCTACTGCTGTTCTTAGTGCACCCATCAGGGCTGTGGAAAGGATTTCAACAAGAAGAACCAACTTAAAGCCCATAAACATGACCATCAAGAGCTTCAGTCGTTTCAGTAAGTAGCTACGTATCTGGCATGAGAATAAGCAGAATAAgcactttgtctgtgtttggcCAAATTTGAACTTTGTCTCTTCACATAGATGTTCTTTCAGTGGCTGTGCAAAGGAATTTCCCTCACATGGAAAACTGAAGCATCATGAGAAAGTACATAAAGGTTAGTAATCTGTTTTCAATTGTTCTTAATACTGTTTTTTCAAGTTAAAAACCCTTGTTACTCTCTGCTGCAGGGTACCCTTGTGAGACTGAAGAATGTTCCTTCCAGGGAAAGACATGGACAGAATATctgaagcacagaaaaaaacataaaggtaTGTCTGCAGTGCAGGGAAGGACTTCTCACCACATAGTGTTATTCAGACAAGCAGCATGTGTACACATTTATTACACTGAGTGTCTCGGTCTTCTGTGTCTGCAGGGAAGTTGCCGTGCGGAGAGTGCAAAAAGCAATTTAACAACACCCGGTTCTTGCATCAGCATGAGCTGCGTGTCCACTCTGGGGAAAAGAGGATGTTGTCATGTCCCAGAGAAGGATGTGATAAAAAGTTCACGCGTCGCTTCAACTTGGAGAGTCACATACTGGGAGACCACGAGGGCAAGAAGCCCTTTAGCTGCGCCTATGATGGCTGTGGGAAGAGCTTTGCCATGAAGGTAAAAACCAAAACTAACTTGATCAAACTAGTAACATCATGCTATTGTGATGGCTTGGATTTACTTGAAAgttttgaaatttaaaatttgTACAACAGAAAGTGAATGCAATTATTTTGTAGcattaaacacactttaaaagcCACAAGCAACGTTTTTAGTAATAATGTCAAACGTACTCAAGATAAGCTAAACCTTGCTGTATTTAAGGTCTAGCTTATGCTGACtaactgaatgtgtttttttttttttttttttttcttaatactatactattataaaaatattatgaatacatttgaaaatgcaCACATGGCTTGATGGCACTAAGCATGAAGTTTGCATGAAGTGTTACATTGCTGTTAGTGTTGTTGGTAACCGGTCTGATTGTTAATCAGGAAAGCCTGTGGCGACATGGTGTGGTGCATGACCCTGAAAAGAAGAAACGGAAGGTAAAATGTCCTTGTCaacctttttttgttattttataatgGACATGGGAATATTCTTCCCTCTATCTTGTCTTTATATTGCATAAGGTGTCCTGTTCCCATTCCAGAAATTGCATCCTAGAAAGAAACAGCCCTGGCAAATGGCACAGCGGGTCAGGGTGACAGCTGCAGCCAATCAAGTGGACACCAACAAGCTTGCTGCAAAGCTGTGCAATACAACATTAGATGAGAACAAATCTTGAGGCTGCGTTATATAAATATCTGCTTGGGTGTGTTCGTTAATGGTGAACAACTGTATATTTCTGttgtactttcttttttttgaatataaaaataaagccTCATTAATACAGCAGTCTTTATGCCTGTTTCAGTGTACAGTTATTATTAAACTGCCTCTTGCTCATATAAACCGTGTGTAAAACCAAGTAGTTTGTAGAGCCATTAATCCTTTGacagaaatgtttattatacaaacaaaacgCACATTCACACATGTATAAAACTCCAGCTGACGGGACAGCTGGTTGTCATAGTGATGAGGCCTCAGGGCAGTTGAGCCCCCAGGGTGCGGCAGGGTTTCTAATAAGGCCTGAGGCTTATTCAGCTGGATACAGCGCTGGTGTTGCAGAACATCTTGATTAAAGTGATTACAGGTCATTATCCTAAATGACAGGAGGATCACAGgctacattattttaaattttctaTCTCTACCTGCAACGATGCATCCATCTGAATACAGCCCTGGATTTTACAACTGCCTGGTGAGGTGAATACAGTACAGATCGCCTGTTAGCAGTTGCAGTAAAATTCTTCCTGTGGGAGTGAAGACAACATGACCATATGaacacagcagtgtgtttgtgagtgcaGACTGTCGAGTGACGTGGCACAATCTGGATCAGTTCCCACCTGGTCCGGACAGACGAGGTCCTGCTGGGATCACTGCTTTTGGTCCTGTTTTAAGCCCAGTATGGAGCGATGTACAGTAGCGTGTACCAGTTCACTTTGGCCAAGGTTGTTCCCAATATAGAACATTCTGGGAGGACTCAGTGTGGTGGGCAGTCTGCTTATCATCTGGCCCGGTTATACCAGGCTGCCAGGCCACGAGACCACGGTGAGTGCAACCCGGCTGCGCTGCTCCTTCAGCATGGGCACGAGAGCAGAGTGGCTCATTCCTGCTGTTGAAAGACCATTGACTGCCACAATCATGTCACCACACCTGGAATATAAACAGGAGATGACAGTTTGGAGTAACGTGCCAAAGAACTGGAAGACTGTGTTAACAGTTTACACAGGACATATAAGAACAGGATGATGAcgataaaattaaatgtaaacatgaataattatcatgaaaagaacaaaatgatCTGTTGAATAATACACCATcatcatttgtttaattaaagaaataaaccaTCTCTAATTATTTTCCAGCTCTATGTTCCTGTCTTTACATCCATTTAGTACAGAAGAAATACATTCTTAAAAATGTGGtcaatgtattttcatttttataacaGGCTAAATAATTCTCCACAACACCTAGGCACTGCAGTTTTGACTAACAGTAGTAAATAATGTATTTGCTGGAGGTTATTTTTACACTACTCCATTGAGTATTTATGGCAATAAGCTACACACGCACTTAGCAATATGCCAATCGTGTACTGGTATGTAGAATTAACCCACAGTAACACTATGCTCATCCTAATGAAATAGCATATCAGAAAGCAATGAGTGACTCACTGGTTTTTACACAACAATGAGGCTCTGTGACGAGTATCATGACGCCTTGGCTACACAGCTAATACTTATTACTaggatcagatcagatcagagtttacctcttttttttaacttataaCAAATGTCAGTCCTTCTGACTTCTATGTGTATAAAGATGTGGTCAAACAGAGTTAATTGTGGTTTATTGCTAGCTGCTTGCATCATGATAAGATAGTGTTGACGCAGCAAGAACAGCCACGTCTATGAAGCATAGTATGAAAATGAAGAGACAGACCATTACCCATGGACATTGTTCTACTTGAAGTCTAGATGTCTACTGTTGCTTGAATTTTTATGATTTAATATTAGCTAATTTTAATGATTAGCTGTTTCGCGTTAAATACATAGGTACAATTGATTGCATTAAATtagaatatttaaataaattgaagctttccaaacaaaaagaaactgaagtaaaaatgttttatttgtcttcttgttCTAGGCTCTGTACGCATGACCTATCATCAAACAACTCTTATCTATCACCAACTGGAGGTCACAGATTATCTACCTGGTAATTTACCACTATATCACAGCAAATATAAGCCACAGATTGTCATGTGAAAAACAACTGATCGCTCACTTGAGGCGGCCGTCATAGTAAGCAGGTGTGCCGAGGACAATGGTCTTGATAAAGAACGCCTGGTTGCCGTGGCTCTCCTCGTATCCTCCAACGATGCTGAAGCCCCAGCTACCGGGGTGGCTCCTCCGCAGTACAATCTCATGACTACTGTGCAGGTAGCtgcaaaaaaaccaaaaaccaaaaacaaaagacaggagAGCATGCTGAAGGAGAGCTCGACAATGTCTATCGTGAATTGTGAAAcgtataaaaatgaataaaatatgtcaatagtttcactgaattttttttaattttctggaATATTTTGAGAAGCATAGTTGATCAGACGGCAGAAGAGAAGAACAGTAGCTGTAATAGCAAGTGCAGAGAATATGAAGgagaaaaatacacaattttaatgatcagttttacatttttacaaaatagCTGGAACAACCAGCAGCTTTTAACCAAATGATGTCATTATTTATGACAGAAGTACCACATCTTCATCTAGAACTACTGTTTTTCCTGAGCAGTGTTCTGTGTGCTCACCTGGGTAAACCCAGCCACATCACCCACGAGGGAGACCAATTGGCATCAAAATCACTGTCATGGGTGTGAGGCAGCAGCTCGTCATGGTCATGTTCTTCCACCATGCTGACTTCCAGCACTCGCAGCTGGACTGACGGCGAGGCAGCGCTGGCCTTCAGAGTGCCCACAGCTTCACTGTGACTCAGGTACGTCAAGTCCTGCCCATTGATACTCAGCAGGACATCACCTGAGGACAGTAGCAGGATCATTCTGTAACTTCTGACTGAACTGGCTACATTATCAACTCTTTTGGGAAACAACTCACCTCGTTTGATTCGTCCATCCCTCGACAAGCAGCCATGTGGTTGGACACTGGTCACAAAGATCGGCAGCTCCCCGCTCTTACTGCCCCTCCCTCCTGCGACAGTCATGCCCAAAGACTCATGAGGTTCCTTCTTTACAGttatgtgtttctctttacagCTCACGCACTGGGAAAGGTCCTGGGAACATTCACAGAgatgcaacaaacacacagttgaaTGTCACTAAGTAACTTTTTGTGCGTGACTTGTAAAACTCAACACTTTCACATTTTAGAGACATATATGCACCTAGACACAGAACCCCATCCTGTCTTTGcaaacatacaaatgcaaatgtaagttttctcctcactctgtgtgtgctggtgCGGGACAGATGGACGGGCACAGGACTTGGGGTAGAGCTGTGGTTAGGCAGAAAGTGATCAAGGCAGTAGAGGTCTCTGGTGGAGCTTGATTttggtggtgggggtggagtTGGTTTGCTGGGTCGACCAATCAGCAGGTGGACTCGTTCTCCACTAGCCTAGGAAGTCGGAGTCAGCTCTTTAGAATCGAATCTGGAATAACATATTTTGCTTCTCgctcaaaatatttaaaaaagaatctAGCATGAATTAACCTGTATGATCTGAGCAGCCTGCTCCGGGGTGCCGTGGCGCAGATCCTGGTCGTTGACTGCTAACACTCGGTCGTTACTCCGCAGTCTGCCATCCTTTGCTGCCAGGCCTCCCTCCAACAGATCCAACACAAACACTCCTGACTCATCCGTCCTCCGTACCAGCTTGATGCCGAGCTGCTCTGTTGAGTCCCGCTTGTGTAGGGTGATTCTCAGTGTGGCTGGGCTGGATGGGGTGGCTTCTGGGGTGGAGCAGGGGGCATGGGGCATAGctggggtggaggaggaggagggaggggcaCGGGAGGCACAGCGACGCTCCCTCAGTACAGTTAGCTGTAAAGTGGTGCAGGGGCGTGCCAGTGTAGAGCGGGCAAAACTGTGGGGGACGTTACTGATGTCTACATTGTTCACCTAAGGAGAGAAAGAAGCCAAAAGGAAGTTGAATGTtcattaatagattttttttggCCAGTGTAAACACCACAACAAGCTGCTATTGCCTCATAATGTTGCTGTGGTGGGTGTGTTAGCCAAAGGCTGCCTGTTTACATGTCCAGCAGACCCAGAGCACAGTTAACATTCATTTGGAGTTTTGTGTGTGACATCAAACAAGTAATGCTGTGAGCCAAAACCAAAACCgtgagctgaaagatgctagAATGCTCTGTAAAGGCAACTGTGTTCCCTAAAATCACTAAGACTCTTGCCTGCAGTATCTGATCTCCGGCCAGTAGCCTCCCGTCTCGTGCAATGACCCCGTCTCGGTACACTTCCTGAATCACAATGTTGATGAGCGGCGTCTCGTTTCCCCCGACGATGCTGATGCCCAGCTCAATATATGGGTTGGCCCGGTGAACCTCTATGGCAGTTATCTCTCCTTCAGGAAGAGAAGGCAACTTCACACAACCTAATGGACACACAAATCACATTAGACAAATAATATGCGATATTTGATATCTCATATCTTCTCGATCTGGTCCTATGATGGAAGAAGTGAGGTCATACCCTCTTCAGCAGAGAGAGGCGGGGACTCAGGGCAGTCCCAGCCAGAAGATGTAGAGCTGAAAGAGCGGAGGAGATGGATGCAGGGATTACTCAAGGGCCGCTTCACCCTGGGGACCACGCACTCCAACCCTACTACACCTAAAGACAGAAGGACATGAAGAGATGATTAACACTGCAAATGTGCCTTATTAGACTTTTCATTAACATCTAAATCTCTTCTTGTAGGACAACACCGGTGGATAGACTCACTGTCCTCCTCTGTGCTCTCCTCAAAGGCAGGGTTATCAAGGCCGGCATCATCTGTCCATACGGGTCCATTGCTGCAGACATTATTAGGTCCAGAAGGTGGGGAGGGCGTGCGGTCCCTCAGGTCTGTCTGTGGGGAGTGCGGAGACCTGGGAGGGCTGGTCACCATCGCTCGTTCGTCCCCACTCTCGCATCTCGGACCATCCACGCTCGTCTGCTGACACCGCATCCCAGGACACCTTTCACCAAGCAACAGGCGTCAGTTTGTTAGTCCATCTGACGTGTAAAGAAAATCAAGTTCAGCATCAGTTCATTTAATGTGACGTAATTGATCTCATTTGGGAATTTCCAACTTTGTTTGTCCCCTCCACAGAGTCATGTGCAGCTGGGAGGGATTCGATGGGTAAAGTAAAAAAGTCGTTTTTTAGGAAAGGAGGTCCCAACTGAATCAGTGACACTGATCTGTCACTGTTCAGAGAAAAAATACCAGAGAACATTGCTGCATATGCCTTTTTGGGTTCTTTGATGTAGGGCAGCACTAAAGGTTATGTAAGTGCATGAGGGAACATTTGTAAAGCCATAAACGTATGTGTGCATTTCTCTGACCGTGTGCACACTGTGTGTAATACATCTATATGCTGCACATGTGAGACATGAACAATACATTTTGTATTGTAGGTTAATAGAAAATGGATAAAACTagagttttttttacatgttttaataaaacctaCAAACCTCCTGTGTCCTCCAGgatcataaaaacacacactcaacaacTGGTGTTGTATCAATTTGTGGCCTATTGTTATTTTAATCTCAATCTGCACTCTGCACTGAACTCTGTTCGTCTGATGTCCACTGTCCTGTCCCTGATCTTCACCATAAACAATGTTGACAAAGTCACACAGCGACAGCAGGCTCTTGGCACTTGTTACTATCTTAGACCTAAGTCTGCAGGACAGAGGAGCAGCGAGCCACGTGGGCCGGAGATTTAATCTTTACTAAAGAATGTCTTGTCGGTTTTCACTGTGACCTTGTTAGATTTATCTTAAACCgtgttttgttgtgtattttgttgtGTAACCAAAGTTGACCTGTATCCCTCCACTGATTCATTCAAAGGCCTAAACAAGGAGACTGTCAGCAATAagtatagatagatagactgGTCTATAACTATGTACCTTAAGGTGACTAACTATGGTATGAAACTGCGGCTCCTCCACACTTTGTCCGGCTCCTATGTATTAGTCATTATGAAGTTACAGTAAGAAGCTACTGAACTTACCAGTCAAGTAGAAATAATTGGTCTTCCAAATGGTTAGAGGGGCGAGCATCACTAAACCTTGAGAAGGTTAATGAGTCTTGGTCAGAAAGgtatgatatactgtacatatttctgctaaaaaacagtaaaaaagttaaatactaTAGCTTTATTTAGACAGATATTACTGCGTCACAGAGTAGGTTAACAGACCTTATCTATACTCATGCGGCTTTTGCGCTATATTTTACCATTCACCCGTAAGTGTCAGTCGTTGGTGGACGTCTTTCAGCAAAAGT is part of the Anabas testudineus chromosome 2, fAnaTes1.2, whole genome shotgun sequence genome and harbors:
- the gtf3ab gene encoding general transcription factor IIIA, b, whose amino-acid sequence is MGERLQSQKSYVCSFFDCKATFSKSWKLEAHLCKHTGLKPFSCENCDKSFCTRYQLTRHEISHSGEKPHKCLADGCSEAFVTNASMKNHMARVHHHQEKRYQCTHQGCGKDFNKKNQLKAHKHDHQELQSFQCSFSGCAKEFPSHGKLKHHEKVHKGYPCETEECSFQGKTWTEYLKHRKKHKGKLPCGECKKQFNNTRFLHQHELRVHSGEKRMLSCPREGCDKKFTRRFNLESHILGDHEGKKPFSCAYDGCGKSFAMKESLWRHGVVHDPEKKKRKKLHPRKKQPWQMAQRVRVTAAANQVDTNKLAAKLCNTTLDENKS
- the lnx2a gene encoding ligand of Numb protein X 2a isoform X1, which encodes MGSPGCEVSVAGPVEPPLEALCPECGQIHRSWENHLYNYRLEVDDDLVCHICLQPLVQPLDTPCGHTFCARCLRSFLQERDFCPLDRTRLQLQACRRSSILVHKLLDKLSVSCPLTPVCSLSMPRCDLEAHLKHRCPGMRCQQTSVDGPRCESGDERAMVTSPPRSPHSPQTDLRDRTPSPPSGPNNVCSNGPVWTDDAGLDNPAFEESTEEDSVVGLECVVPRVKRPLSNPCIHLLRSFSSTSSGWDCPESPPLSAEEGCVKLPSLPEGEITAIEVHRANPYIELGISIVGGNETPLINIVIQEVYRDGVIARDGRLLAGDQILQVNNVDISNVPHSFARSTLARPCTTLQLTVLRERRCASRAPPSSSSTPAMPHAPCSTPEATPSSPATLRITLHKRDSTEQLGIKLVRRTDESGVFVLDLLEGGLAAKDGRLRSNDRVLAVNDQDLRHGTPEQAAQIIQASGERVHLLIGRPSKPTPPPPPKSSSTRDLYCLDHFLPNHSSTPSPVPVHLSRTSTHRDLSQCVSCKEKHITVKKEPHESLGMTVAGGRGSKSGELPIFVTSVQPHGCLSRDGRIKRGDVLLSINGQDLTYLSHSEAVGTLKASAASPSVQLRVLEVSMVEEHDHDELLPHTHDSDFDANWSPSWVMWLGLPSYLHSSHEIVLRRSHPGSWGFSIVGGYEESHGNQAFFIKTIVLGTPAYYDGRLKCGDMIVAVNGLSTAGMSHSALVPMLKEQRSRVALTVVSWPGSLV
- the lnx2a gene encoding ligand of Numb protein X 2a isoform X2 codes for the protein MRCQQTSVDGPRCESGDERAMVTSPPRSPHSPQTDLRDRTPSPPSGPNNVCSNGPVWTDDAGLDNPAFEESTEEDSVVGLECVVPRVKRPLSNPCIHLLRSFSSTSSGWDCPESPPLSAEEGCVKLPSLPEGEITAIEVHRANPYIELGISIVGGNETPLINIVIQEVYRDGVIARDGRLLAGDQILQVNNVDISNVPHSFARSTLARPCTTLQLTVLRERRCASRAPPSSSSTPAMPHAPCSTPEATPSSPATLRITLHKRDSTEQLGIKLVRRTDESGVFVLDLLEGGLAAKDGRLRSNDRVLAVNDQDLRHGTPEQAAQIIQASGERVHLLIGRPSKPTPPPPPKSSSTRDLYCLDHFLPNHSSTPSPVPVHLSRTSTHRDLSQCVSCKEKHITVKKEPHESLGMTVAGGRGSKSGELPIFVTSVQPHGCLSRDGRIKRGDVLLSINGQDLTYLSHSEAVGTLKASAASPSVQLRVLEVSMVEEHDHDELLPHTHDSDFDANWSPSWVMWLGLPSYLHSSHEIVLRRSHPGSWGFSIVGGYEESHGNQAFFIKTIVLGTPAYYDGRLKCGDMIVAVNGLSTAGMSHSALVPMLKEQRSRVALTVVSWPGSLV